The Lasioglossum baleicum chromosome 12, iyLasBale1, whole genome shotgun sequence genome includes a region encoding these proteins:
- the LOC143214115 gene encoding uncharacterized protein LOC143214115 isoform X2, with product MSCRRSATKNLTRKSKSCCNSRCDSDSSTSDSSSDSSDSFSSTSSDSSCGCSDCDCYDCYYSPPNRRKGKGKAKGRTLQPKKTSKLCKSPCSAKKKPTRRTRGSSSGPSPSCGGSKGGCSDGCSSDDAYGDCYDCGPSKPKPKPRLRGPPKRQRLRRTVGLK from the exons ATGAG TTGTAGAAGGTCAGCCACGAAGAACTTGACCAGGAAGTCAAAGTCTTGTTGCAACAGCCGCTGCGACTCGGACAGCTCCACCAGCGACAGCTCATCCGACTCTTCAGATTCATTCTCCTCCACGTCCTCGGACAGTAGTTGCGGTTGTTCCGACTGCGACTGCTACGACTGTTACTACAGTCCTCCGAATAGGAGGAAGGGCAAGGGCAAAGCCAAAGGGCGAACTTTGCAACCCAAGAAAACCTCGAAACTCTGTAAATCACCCTGCAGCGCGAAGAAGAAGCCGACTCGTCGAACAA GAGGTTCTTCTTCGGGTCCTTCGCCGTCCTGCGGTGGTTCCAAGGGCGGCTGTTCGGACGGGTGCAGCAGCGACGACGCGTATGGCGATTGCTATGATTGCGGGCCGTCCAAACCCAAACCCAAACCTCGCCTAAGGGGACCACCAAAACGGCAGCGACTACGACGAACAGTTGGTCTGAAGTAG